The proteins below are encoded in one region of Equus caballus isolate H_3958 breed thoroughbred chromosome 16, TB-T2T, whole genome shotgun sequence:
- the NPHP3 gene encoding nephrocystin-3 isoform X4 yields MPISGGSREALQKTYQKILREKESALEAKYQAMERAATFEHDRDKVKRQFKIFRETKENEIQDLLRAKRELESKLQRLQAQGIQVFDPGESDSDDNCTDVTAAGTQCEYWTGGALGSEPSIGSMIQLQQSFRGPEFAHSSIDVEGPFANVNRDDWDIAVASLLQVTPLFSHSLWSNTVRCYLIYTDETQPEMDLFLKDYSPKLKRMCETMGYFFHAVHFPIDVENQYLTVRKWEIEKSSLVILFIHLTLPSLLLEDCEEAFLKNPEGKPRLIYHRLEDGKVTSDSVQQLIDQVSNLNKTNKAKIIDHSGDPAEGVYKTYIYVEKIIKQDILGFENTDLETKDLGSEDSLPEEDDFGDVLWDIHDEQEQMETFQQASNSAHELGFEKYYQRLNDLVAAPAPTPPLLVSGGPGSGKSLLLSKWIQLQQKNSPNTLILSHFVGRPMSTSSESSLIIKRLTLKLMQHSWSVSTLTLDPAKLLEEFPRWLEKLSARHQGSVIIIIDSIDQVQQVEKHMKWLIDPLPVNVRVIVSVNVETCPPAWRLWPTLHLDPLNPKDAKSIIIAECHSVDIKLSKEQEKKLERHCRSAATCNALYVTLFGKMIARAGRASNLDKILHQCFQCQDTVSLYRLVLRSIQESMANDMDKELMKQILCLVNVSHNGVSESELMELYPEMTWAVLTSLIHSLHKMCLLTYGCGLLKFQHLQAWETVRLEYLEGTTIIPSYRQKLINYFTVQLSQDRVTWRSADELPWLFQQQGSKQKLHDCLLNLFVSQNLYKRGHFAELLSYWQFVGKDKSAMAAEYFDSLKQYEKNCEGEENMICLADLYETLGRFLKDLGLLSQAVVPLQRSLEIRETALDPDHPRVAQSLHQLASVYVQWKKFGNAEQLYKQALEISENAYGADHPQIARELEALATLYQKQNKYEQAEHFRKKSFKIRQKATRRKGNLYGFALLRRRALQLEELTLGKDTPDNARTLNELGVLYYLQNNLETADQFLKRSLEMRERVLGPDHPDCAQSLNNLAALCNEKKQYDKAEELYERALDIRRRALAPDHPSLAYTVKHLAILYKKMGKLDKAVPLYELAVEIRQKSFGPKHPSVATALVNLAVLHSQMKKHIEALPLYERALKIYEDSLGRMHPRVGETLKNLAVLSYEEGDFEKAAELYKRAMEIKEAETSLLGGKAPSRHSSSGDTFSLKTTNSPNVFLHQGQR; encoded by the exons ATGCCCATCTCCGGGGGCTCCAGGGAA GCACTTCAAAAAACTTATCAGAAGATACTTCGCGAAAAGGAAAGTGCTTTAGAAGCAAAATACCAAGCAATGGAGAGAGCAGCTACATTTGAACATGACAGAGATAAAGTTAAAAGGCAATTCAAg atttttagggagaccaaggaaaatgaaattcaggACTTATTGAGGGCCAAGCGAGAGTTGGAGAGCAAGCTTCAGAGGCTACAGGCTCAGGGGATCCAAGTGTTTGATCCTGGGGAGTCTGATTCCGATGACAACTGCACGGATGTTACTG CTGCTGGAACCCAGTGTGAATACTGGACTGGCGGAGCCTTGGGAAGTGAGCCGTCCATAGGGAGTATGATCCAGCTTCAGCAGTCCTTCAGGGGCCCTGAGTTCGCCCATAGTTCTATAGACGTGGAAGGACCCTTTGCAAACGTCAACAGAG atgactGGGATATTGCTGTGGCTAGTTTATTACAGGTTACTCCCCTGTTTTCACATTCTCTATGGAGTAACACTGTCAGATGTTACCTCATTTATACAGATGAAACCCAGCCCGAAATGGATCTTTTCCTTAAG gaCTATTCACCTAAACTTAAAAGAATGTGTGAGACAATGGGATACTTTTTCCATGCTGTGCATTTTCCAATAGATGTTGAAAATCAGTACCTCACTGTAAGAAAATGGGAAATTGAGAAGAGCTCATTAGTtatcttattcattcatttaactttACCAAG CCTTTTATTGGAAGACTGTGAAGAAGCTTTTCTGAAAAACCCTGAAGGCAAACCGCGATTAATTTATCATCGTTTGGAGGATGGGAAAGTCACTTCTGACTCTGTCCAGCAATTGATTGATCAAGTTTCTAACCTGAACAAGACCAACAAAGccaag atCATTGATCACTCAGGAGATCCTGCAGAGGGAGTATATAAAACTTATATTTATGTGGAAAAGATTATTAAACAG GACATCCTCGGCTTTGAGAACACAGACCTGGAGACTAAGGATTTGGGCAGTGAAGATTCTCTTCCAGAAGAAGATGATTTTGGTGATGTTCTGTGGGACATACATGATGAGCAAGAGCAAATGGAAACTTTTCAACAGGCTTCAAATTCAGCCCATGAGTTGGGATTTGAGAAA taTTACCAACGCCTTAATGATCTAGTGGCGGCACCAGCACCGACTCCACCCCTTCTTGTATCTGGAGGACCAGGTTCTGGAAAATCCCTTCTTTTATCAAAGTG gattCAATTACAACAGAAGAATTCCCCTAACACGctaattctttctcattttgtgggGAGGCCCATGTCAACCAGCTCAGAGTCTTCCTTGATTATTAAACGATTAACTCTAAAG TTGATGCAGCACTCTTGGTCAGTTTCCACTCTGACACTGGATCCCGCCAAGCTTCTGGAAGAATTTCCACGTTGGCTAGAAAAGCTCTCTGCCCGTCATCAAGGCAGTGTCATCATCATTATCGATTCTATAGATCAAGTTCAG caagTTGAAAAACACATGAAATGGCTGATAGATCCGCTGCCAGTGAACGTCAGAGTAATTGTTTCTGTGAATGTGGAAACATGCCCTCCAGCATGGAG gtTGTGGCCTACACTTCATCTTGATCCTTTAAATCCAAAAGATGCAAAATCTATCATAATTGCAGAATGCCACTCTGTAGACATTAAATTAAGTAAAGAGCag GAGAAGAAGCTAGAACGACATTGTCGTTCTGCTGCAACCTGTAATGCCCTTTATGTCACCCTTTTCGGCAAAATGATCGCGCG TGCTGGCAGAGCAAGCAATTTAGATAAAATCCTTCATCAGTGTTTCCAGTGTCAAGATACTGTCTCATTATATAGACTTGTTCTGCGATCTATCCAGGAGTCCATGGCAAATGATATGGATAAAGAACTAATGAAACAG ATTCTCTGCCTCGTAAATGTTAGTCACAATGGTGTGAGTGAGTCAGAACTGATGGAACTCTATCCTGAGATGACCTGGGCTGTCTTGACCTCCCTTATTCACAGTTTACACAAAATGTGTTTGTTGACATATGGTTGTGGCCTGCTCAAGTTTCAACATCTACag gcTTGGGAAACAGTGAGGCTGGAGTACCTGGAAGGTACCACCATCATTCCTTCTTATAGGCAGAAGCTAATCAACTATTTCACTGTGCAGCTAAG TCAGGACCGCGTGACCTGGAGGAGTGCGGATGAGCTCCCGTGGCTGTTTCAGCAGCAGGGAAGTAAACAGAAGTTGCACGATTGCCTTCTCAATCTCTTTGTGTCTCAAAACCTTTATAAAAG AGGACACTTTGCCGAGTTGCTGAGTTACTGGCAGTTTGTTGGCAAAGACAAAAGCGCGATGGCAGCAGAGTACTTTGATTCCTTGAAGCAGTATGAGAAAAACTGTGAAGGCGAGGAGAACATGATTTGCTTAGCAGACCTTTATGAAACCCTGGGGCGATTTCTCAAGGATCTAGGCCTTCTCAGTCAG gcTGTGGTGCCTTTGCAGAGGTCTCTAGAAATTCGGGAAACAGCTTTAGATCCAGATCACCCAAGAGTAGCTCAGTCCCTCCACCAGCTAGCAAGTGTGTACGTGCAGTGGAAGAAGTTTGGCAATGCAGAACAACTGTATAAACAGGCATTGGAAATCTCAGAAAACGCCTACGGTGCAGACCATCCACAGATTGCTCGTGAACTTGAGGCACTTGCAACTTTGTACCAGAAACAAAATAA gtatgaacAAGCTgaacattttaggaaaaaatcctttaaaattcGTCAGAAAGCTACAAGGAGAAAAGGCAACTTG TATGGATTTGCCCTTTTACGTAGACGGGCCCTGCAGTTAGAAGAGCTGACGTTAGGTAAGGACACACCTGACAATGCTCGGACTCTCAATGAACTGGGCGTTCTCTACTATCTGCAGAATAACCTAGA AACAGCTGACCAGTTTCTGAAGCGTTCCTTAGAAATGAGGGAGCGAGTTCTAGGACCAGATCACCCTGACTGTGCCCAGTCTTTGAATAATCTGGCGGCTCTatgcaatgaaaagaaacagtATGATAAAGCGGAAGAACTTTATGAAAGAGCGTTAGACATTCGGAGGCGAGCATTAGCTCCTGATCACCCTTCTTTGGCTTATACAGTGAAGCATCTTGCAATCTTATATAAGAAAATG GGGAAACTTGACAAAGCTGTACCTTTGTATGAGCTGGCTGTTGAAATTCGGCAGAAATCCTTTGGCCCAAAGCACCCTAGCGTAGCAACTGCCTTGGTGAACCTAGCTGTTCTCCACAGCCAAATG aaaaaacacATTGAAGCTTTGCCATTATATGAAAGAGCATTAAAGATTTACGAAGACAGCCTGGGTCGGATGCATCCTCGAGTtggagaaacattaaaaaatttagcTGTGCTTAG ctATGAAGAAGGGGATTTTGAAAAAGCTGCTGAACTATACAAAAGggcaatggaaataaaagaagcagaaacGTCACTTTTGGGTGGAAAAGCTCCTTCCCGACACTCGTCAAGTGGAGATACATTTAGCTTAAAAACAACCAATTCTCCTAATGTTTTCCTTCATCAAGGACAAAGGTAA
- the NPHP3 gene encoding nephrocystin-3 isoform X1 yields the protein MGTASSLVSPAGGEVIEDTYGAGGGEACEIPVEVKPKARLLRSSFRRGAGAAAGAGPGSLPRGTGGGGLLGASFKSTGSSVPELEYAAAEYERLKKEYEIFRVSKNQELLSMGRREAKLDTENKRLRAELQALQKTYQKILREKESALEAKYQAMERAATFEHDRDKVKRQFKIFRETKENEIQDLLRAKRELESKLQRLQAQGIQVFDPGESDSDDNCTDVTAAGTQCEYWTGGALGSEPSIGSMIQLQQSFRGPEFAHSSIDVEGPFANVNRDDWDIAVASLLQVTPLFSHSLWSNTVRCYLIYTDETQPEMDLFLKDYSPKLKRMCETMGYFFHAVHFPIDVENQYLTVRKWEIEKSSLVILFIHLTLPSLLLEDCEEAFLKNPEGKPRLIYHRLEDGKVTSDSVQQLIDQVSNLNKTNKAKIIDHSGDPAEGVYKTYIYVEKIIKQDILGFENTDLETKDLGSEDSLPEEDDFGDVLWDIHDEQEQMETFQQASNSAHELGFEKYYQRLNDLVAAPAPTPPLLVSGGPGSGKSLLLSKWIQLQQKNSPNTLILSHFVGRPMSTSSESSLIIKRLTLKLMQHSWSVSTLTLDPAKLLEEFPRWLEKLSARHQGSVIIIIDSIDQVQQVEKHMKWLIDPLPVNVRVIVSVNVETCPPAWRLWPTLHLDPLNPKDAKSIIIAECHSVDIKLSKEQEKKLERHCRSAATCNALYVTLFGKMIARAGRASNLDKILHQCFQCQDTVSLYRLVLRSIQESMANDMDKELMKQILCLVNVSHNGVSESELMELYPEMTWAVLTSLIHSLHKMCLLTYGCGLLKFQHLQAWETVRLEYLEGTTIIPSYRQKLINYFTVQLSQDRVTWRSADELPWLFQQQGSKQKLHDCLLNLFVSQNLYKRGHFAELLSYWQFVGKDKSAMAAEYFDSLKQYEKNCEGEENMICLADLYETLGRFLKDLGLLSQAVVPLQRSLEIRETALDPDHPRVAQSLHQLASVYVQWKKFGNAEQLYKQALEISENAYGADHPQIARELEALATLYQKQNKYEQAEHFRKKSFKIRQKATRRKGNLYGFALLRRRALQLEELTLGKDTPDNARTLNELGVLYYLQNNLETADQFLKRSLEMRERVLGPDHPDCAQSLNNLAALCNEKKQYDKAEELYERALDIRRRALAPDHPSLAYTVKHLAILYKKMGKLDKAVPLYELAVEIRQKSFGPKHPSVATALVNLAVLHSQMKKHIEALPLYERALKIYEDSLGRMHPRVGETLKNLAVLSYEEGDFEKAAELYKRAMEIKEAETSLLGGKAPSRHSSSGDTFSLKTTNSPNVFLHQGQR from the exons ATGGGGACGGCGTCGTCGCTCGTGAGCCCCGCAGGCGGGGAGGTGATCGAGGACACGTacggggcgggcggcggcgagGCCTGCGAGATCCCGGTGGAGGTGAAGCCCAAGGCCCGCCTGCTGCGCAGCTCCTTCCGCCGGGGCGCGGGAGCGGCGGCGGGGGCCGGGCCCGGGTCGCTGCCCCGCGGGACGGGCGGCGGCGGGCTGCTGGGGGCCAGCTTCAAGTCCACCGGCTCGTCGGTGCCCGAGCTGGAGTACGCGGCGGCCGAGTACGAGCGGCTGAAGAAGGAGTACGAGATCTTCCGGGTCAGCAAGAACCAGGAGTTGTTGTCCATGGGCCGCCGCGAGGCCAAGCTGGACACGGAGAACAAGCGGCTGCGGGCCGAGCTGCAG GCACTTCAAAAAACTTATCAGAAGATACTTCGCGAAAAGGAAAGTGCTTTAGAAGCAAAATACCAAGCAATGGAGAGAGCAGCTACATTTGAACATGACAGAGATAAAGTTAAAAGGCAATTCAAg atttttagggagaccaaggaaaatgaaattcaggACTTATTGAGGGCCAAGCGAGAGTTGGAGAGCAAGCTTCAGAGGCTACAGGCTCAGGGGATCCAAGTGTTTGATCCTGGGGAGTCTGATTCCGATGACAACTGCACGGATGTTACTG CTGCTGGAACCCAGTGTGAATACTGGACTGGCGGAGCCTTGGGAAGTGAGCCGTCCATAGGGAGTATGATCCAGCTTCAGCAGTCCTTCAGGGGCCCTGAGTTCGCCCATAGTTCTATAGACGTGGAAGGACCCTTTGCAAACGTCAACAGAG atgactGGGATATTGCTGTGGCTAGTTTATTACAGGTTACTCCCCTGTTTTCACATTCTCTATGGAGTAACACTGTCAGATGTTACCTCATTTATACAGATGAAACCCAGCCCGAAATGGATCTTTTCCTTAAG gaCTATTCACCTAAACTTAAAAGAATGTGTGAGACAATGGGATACTTTTTCCATGCTGTGCATTTTCCAATAGATGTTGAAAATCAGTACCTCACTGTAAGAAAATGGGAAATTGAGAAGAGCTCATTAGTtatcttattcattcatttaactttACCAAG CCTTTTATTGGAAGACTGTGAAGAAGCTTTTCTGAAAAACCCTGAAGGCAAACCGCGATTAATTTATCATCGTTTGGAGGATGGGAAAGTCACTTCTGACTCTGTCCAGCAATTGATTGATCAAGTTTCTAACCTGAACAAGACCAACAAAGccaag atCATTGATCACTCAGGAGATCCTGCAGAGGGAGTATATAAAACTTATATTTATGTGGAAAAGATTATTAAACAG GACATCCTCGGCTTTGAGAACACAGACCTGGAGACTAAGGATTTGGGCAGTGAAGATTCTCTTCCAGAAGAAGATGATTTTGGTGATGTTCTGTGGGACATACATGATGAGCAAGAGCAAATGGAAACTTTTCAACAGGCTTCAAATTCAGCCCATGAGTTGGGATTTGAGAAA taTTACCAACGCCTTAATGATCTAGTGGCGGCACCAGCACCGACTCCACCCCTTCTTGTATCTGGAGGACCAGGTTCTGGAAAATCCCTTCTTTTATCAAAGTG gattCAATTACAACAGAAGAATTCCCCTAACACGctaattctttctcattttgtgggGAGGCCCATGTCAACCAGCTCAGAGTCTTCCTTGATTATTAAACGATTAACTCTAAAG TTGATGCAGCACTCTTGGTCAGTTTCCACTCTGACACTGGATCCCGCCAAGCTTCTGGAAGAATTTCCACGTTGGCTAGAAAAGCTCTCTGCCCGTCATCAAGGCAGTGTCATCATCATTATCGATTCTATAGATCAAGTTCAG caagTTGAAAAACACATGAAATGGCTGATAGATCCGCTGCCAGTGAACGTCAGAGTAATTGTTTCTGTGAATGTGGAAACATGCCCTCCAGCATGGAG gtTGTGGCCTACACTTCATCTTGATCCTTTAAATCCAAAAGATGCAAAATCTATCATAATTGCAGAATGCCACTCTGTAGACATTAAATTAAGTAAAGAGCag GAGAAGAAGCTAGAACGACATTGTCGTTCTGCTGCAACCTGTAATGCCCTTTATGTCACCCTTTTCGGCAAAATGATCGCGCG TGCTGGCAGAGCAAGCAATTTAGATAAAATCCTTCATCAGTGTTTCCAGTGTCAAGATACTGTCTCATTATATAGACTTGTTCTGCGATCTATCCAGGAGTCCATGGCAAATGATATGGATAAAGAACTAATGAAACAG ATTCTCTGCCTCGTAAATGTTAGTCACAATGGTGTGAGTGAGTCAGAACTGATGGAACTCTATCCTGAGATGACCTGGGCTGTCTTGACCTCCCTTATTCACAGTTTACACAAAATGTGTTTGTTGACATATGGTTGTGGCCTGCTCAAGTTTCAACATCTACag gcTTGGGAAACAGTGAGGCTGGAGTACCTGGAAGGTACCACCATCATTCCTTCTTATAGGCAGAAGCTAATCAACTATTTCACTGTGCAGCTAAG TCAGGACCGCGTGACCTGGAGGAGTGCGGATGAGCTCCCGTGGCTGTTTCAGCAGCAGGGAAGTAAACAGAAGTTGCACGATTGCCTTCTCAATCTCTTTGTGTCTCAAAACCTTTATAAAAG AGGACACTTTGCCGAGTTGCTGAGTTACTGGCAGTTTGTTGGCAAAGACAAAAGCGCGATGGCAGCAGAGTACTTTGATTCCTTGAAGCAGTATGAGAAAAACTGTGAAGGCGAGGAGAACATGATTTGCTTAGCAGACCTTTATGAAACCCTGGGGCGATTTCTCAAGGATCTAGGCCTTCTCAGTCAG gcTGTGGTGCCTTTGCAGAGGTCTCTAGAAATTCGGGAAACAGCTTTAGATCCAGATCACCCAAGAGTAGCTCAGTCCCTCCACCAGCTAGCAAGTGTGTACGTGCAGTGGAAGAAGTTTGGCAATGCAGAACAACTGTATAAACAGGCATTGGAAATCTCAGAAAACGCCTACGGTGCAGACCATCCACAGATTGCTCGTGAACTTGAGGCACTTGCAACTTTGTACCAGAAACAAAATAA gtatgaacAAGCTgaacattttaggaaaaaatcctttaaaattcGTCAGAAAGCTACAAGGAGAAAAGGCAACTTG TATGGATTTGCCCTTTTACGTAGACGGGCCCTGCAGTTAGAAGAGCTGACGTTAGGTAAGGACACACCTGACAATGCTCGGACTCTCAATGAACTGGGCGTTCTCTACTATCTGCAGAATAACCTAGA AACAGCTGACCAGTTTCTGAAGCGTTCCTTAGAAATGAGGGAGCGAGTTCTAGGACCAGATCACCCTGACTGTGCCCAGTCTTTGAATAATCTGGCGGCTCTatgcaatgaaaagaaacagtATGATAAAGCGGAAGAACTTTATGAAAGAGCGTTAGACATTCGGAGGCGAGCATTAGCTCCTGATCACCCTTCTTTGGCTTATACAGTGAAGCATCTTGCAATCTTATATAAGAAAATG GGGAAACTTGACAAAGCTGTACCTTTGTATGAGCTGGCTGTTGAAATTCGGCAGAAATCCTTTGGCCCAAAGCACCCTAGCGTAGCAACTGCCTTGGTGAACCTAGCTGTTCTCCACAGCCAAATG aaaaaacacATTGAAGCTTTGCCATTATATGAAAGAGCATTAAAGATTTACGAAGACAGCCTGGGTCGGATGCATCCTCGAGTtggagaaacattaaaaaatttagcTGTGCTTAG ctATGAAGAAGGGGATTTTGAAAAAGCTGCTGAACTATACAAAAGggcaatggaaataaaagaagcagaaacGTCACTTTTGGGTGGAAAAGCTCCTTCCCGACACTCGTCAAGTGGAGATACATTTAGCTTAAAAACAACCAATTCTCCTAATGTTTTCCTTCATCAAGGACAAAGGTAA